The Variovorax paradoxus genome window below encodes:
- a CDS encoding branched-chain amino acid ABC transporter permease: MNLLQQLINGIVLGHAYALVAIGWTVLLGVARLVNFGHGQMYMLGAFVSWWAVTRAGVPYALALPIAMAVGAAFGVAMQRVMLRATFEQNLVSIMIMTLGFGYVLQGAAALIFGSTGQILETALSQREIDIGDLWLTWQDAAIVLAAIAVFIGLKWTLDGTRTGRLVRMVAEDPKLAQLAGVNVRRVYYGVFAFEGAAVAFAAGMVAPRTPILTSMGFEEVIMTFVVVVLGGIGSVAGSYVAGVALGIFTALFGALVSPAYTTAAAFLVLIAVLVLRPGGLGAGARGGVH, encoded by the coding sequence ATGAACCTGTTGCAACAACTCATCAACGGCATCGTGCTCGGCCATGCCTACGCGCTGGTCGCGATCGGCTGGACCGTGCTGCTGGGCGTGGCACGCCTGGTGAACTTCGGCCACGGCCAGATGTACATGCTCGGCGCCTTCGTGAGCTGGTGGGCCGTGACGCGCGCCGGCGTGCCCTACGCGCTGGCGCTGCCGATCGCCATGGCGGTGGGCGCGGCCTTCGGCGTGGCGATGCAGCGCGTGATGCTGCGCGCCACCTTCGAGCAGAACCTGGTCTCGATCATGATCATGACGCTGGGCTTCGGCTACGTGCTGCAGGGCGCGGCGGCGCTGATCTTCGGTTCCACCGGCCAGATCCTCGAGACCGCGCTGTCGCAGCGCGAGATCGACATCGGCGATCTCTGGCTGACCTGGCAGGACGCGGCCATCGTGCTGGCCGCGATCGCGGTCTTCATCGGCCTGAAGTGGACGCTCGACGGCACCCGCACCGGGCGGCTGGTGCGCATGGTGGCGGAAGACCCGAAGCTGGCGCAGCTCGCCGGCGTCAACGTGCGGCGCGTCTACTACGGCGTGTTCGCGTTCGAGGGCGCGGCGGTCGCGTTCGCGGCCGGCATGGTCGCGCCGCGCACGCCGATCCTCACCTCGATGGGCTTCGAGGAGGTCATCATGACCTTCGTGGTGGTGGTGCTCGGCGGCATCGGCAGCGTGGCGGGCAGCTACGTGGCGGGCGTGGCGCTGGGCATCTTCACGGCGCTGTTCGGCGCGCTGGTCTCGCCGGCCTACACCACGGCCGCGGCCTTCCTGGTGCTGATCGCGGTGCTGGTGCTGCGGCCCGGCGGCCTGGGCGCCGGCGCGCGCGGGGGAGTGCACTGA
- a CDS encoding branched-chain amino acid ABC transporter permease — protein MARLRPQRAALPIVAVLVLFAPGWLGGGASVYSAAVLIAILAVLSYGLDVIVSDLGEVSLGHTVFFAVGAYTTALLSTRAGAGSWATLGASIALALVFAAAIGLVTLRLREFVFSLVTYAMAVVAMTLAANWAFLGGSDGVRGLPMLDLSIGPLTLTARNDKELWPYAFALLVVVIYLVDRFRHSQLGAAAIMTHLNPRLATIGGIDPARVRLQVFLFSAPISALAGWLYAYQRAYVSADILENYFLILMLTAVVLVGRRQLLGPLLATALVLVQEKFFSLGGYVDKIVLGSVLVLILAFFPQGLMGLARPLGRLFRARTAPATPSLTTLETPK, from the coding sequence ATGGCCCGCCTGCGTCCGCAGCGCGCCGCGCTGCCCATCGTCGCCGTGCTCGTGCTGTTCGCGCCGGGCTGGCTCGGCGGCGGCGCCTCGGTCTACAGCGCGGCCGTGCTGATCGCGATCCTGGCCGTGCTGTCCTACGGCCTCGACGTGATCGTCTCCGACCTCGGCGAGGTCAGCCTCGGCCACACCGTGTTCTTCGCGGTCGGGGCCTACACCACGGCGCTGCTGTCCACGCGCGCCGGTGCGGGCTCCTGGGCCACGCTCGGCGCCTCGATCGCGCTGGCGCTGGTGTTCGCCGCGGCCATCGGGCTGGTGACGCTGCGGCTGCGCGAGTTCGTGTTCTCGCTCGTCACCTACGCGATGGCGGTGGTGGCGATGACGCTGGCGGCCAACTGGGCCTTCCTCGGCGGCTCCGACGGCGTGCGCGGGCTGCCGATGCTCGATCTCTCGATCGGGCCGCTGACGCTGACCGCGCGCAACGACAAGGAGCTCTGGCCCTATGCCTTCGCGCTGCTGGTGGTGGTGATCTACCTGGTCGACCGCTTCCGCCATTCGCAGCTCGGCGCGGCGGCCATCATGACCCACCTGAACCCGCGGCTCGCGACCATCGGCGGCATCGACCCGGCGCGCGTGCGGCTGCAGGTGTTCCTGTTCTCGGCGCCGATCAGCGCACTGGCCGGCTGGCTCTACGCCTACCAGCGCGCCTACGTCAGCGCCGACATCCTGGAGAACTACTTCCTGATCCTGATGCTGACGGCCGTGGTGCTGGTCGGGCGCCGGCAGCTGCTGGGCCCGCTGCTGGCGACGGCGCTGGTGCTGGTGCAGGAGAAGTTCTTCTCGCTCGGCGGCTACGTCGACAAGATCGTGCTGGGCAGCGTGCTGGTGCTGATCCTGGCTTTCTTCCCGCAGGGGCTGATGGGCCTGGCGCGTCCGCTGGGCCGTCTGTTCCGCGCGCGCACCGCCCCGGCCACACCTTCTTTGACCACCCTGGAGACTCCCAAGTGA
- a CDS encoding acyl-CoA dehydrogenase family protein: MTVIWTPSLDDAATRWQQLADRLGRERFAPLAPELDRDQRYPWETIEALVEHRFTGLFLPTQWGGEGQSLTATVAAVETLGMHCASTAAIMCAYQLGAFPILLAGTDAQKDFYLREMTQGRATSFALSERVAGSDAAAIEATAVREGDGWRLRGEKYWIGNGGASRYYVVFAKTDPAAGGRGISAFMVDKEKPGAVVDELSDKMGIRGTQTSNLRVDVVVPDSARIGELNRALRLALQTLNVGRIMVSAQSMGLALAAFREASQRAVERRTFGQPIGENQGIGFKLADMATEISAARMMLYEAARAYDAGADVSNLGAMAKLFTSEVAHRAADNAVQIWGGMGYCKPTVAERLYRDQRILEIYEGSSEIQRLVLSRAVRKEAEDRVK; this comes from the coding sequence GTGACCGTGATCTGGACCCCATCGCTCGACGACGCCGCCACCCGCTGGCAACAACTGGCCGACCGCCTCGGACGCGAACGCTTCGCGCCGCTGGCGCCCGAGCTCGACCGCGACCAGCGCTATCCCTGGGAGACCATCGAGGCGCTGGTGGAGCACCGCTTCACCGGCCTGTTCCTGCCCACGCAGTGGGGGGGCGAGGGCCAGAGCCTGACCGCGACCGTGGCCGCGGTCGAGACGCTGGGCATGCATTGCGCGTCGACCGCCGCGATCATGTGCGCCTACCAGCTCGGCGCCTTCCCGATCCTGCTGGCCGGCACCGACGCGCAGAAGGACTTCTACCTGCGCGAGATGACGCAGGGCCGTGCCACCAGCTTCGCGCTGTCGGAGCGCGTGGCGGGCTCGGATGCCGCGGCCATCGAGGCCACGGCGGTGCGCGAGGGCGATGGCTGGCGCCTGCGCGGCGAGAAGTACTGGATCGGCAACGGCGGCGCCTCGCGCTACTACGTGGTGTTCGCCAAGACCGACCCGGCCGCGGGCGGGCGCGGCATCTCGGCCTTCATGGTCGACAAGGAGAAGCCCGGCGCGGTGGTCGACGAGCTGTCCGACAAGATGGGCATCCGCGGCACCCAGACCTCGAACCTGCGCGTCGACGTGGTGGTGCCCGACAGCGCGCGCATCGGCGAGCTCAACCGCGCGCTGCGGCTGGCGCTGCAGACGCTCAATGTGGGCCGCATCATGGTGTCGGCGCAGTCGATGGGGCTGGCGCTCGCGGCCTTCCGCGAGGCCTCGCAGCGCGCCGTCGAGCGCCGTACCTTCGGCCAGCCGATCGGCGAGAACCAGGGCATCGGCTTCAAGCTGGCCGACATGGCGACCGAGATCTCGGCCGCCCGCATGATGCTGTACGAGGCCGCGCGCGCCTACGACGCCGGCGCCGACGTCTCGAACCTCGGCGCCATGGCCAAGCTCTTCACTTCCGAGGTGGCCCACCGGGCGGCGGACAATGCGGTCCAGATCTGGGGCGGCATGGGCTACTGCAAGCCGACGGTCGCGGAACGGCTGTACCGCGACCAGCGCATCCTCGAGATCTACGAGGGATCGTCCGAAATCCAGCGGCTGGTGTTGTCACGTGCCGTGCGCAAGGAGGCGGAAGATCGGGTCAAGTGA
- a CDS encoding TetR family transcriptional regulator, with amino-acid sequence MASAQQAVADAGGNESRSEILQAAAELFMELGYAATSIDAVAQRLGATKGRIYHHYRSKADLFFDVQIAAMNRLNEQVEPIARGAGDPLERLSAMALRHTQILLTELPMQKVAVQGLERHLLGASSGAKRLRSVVKMRDDYEQMFVEVIDDGVRAGLFVDQPAKLITKPFFGALNWATVWYSQRRLQSAEAVDDIAHALAAFALRGLLKDPNHEAARKTALFRDHLG; translated from the coding sequence ATGGCGAGTGCACAACAGGCGGTGGCGGATGCGGGCGGCAACGAGTCGCGCAGCGAGATCCTGCAGGCGGCGGCGGAACTTTTCATGGAGCTGGGCTATGCGGCGACGTCGATCGACGCGGTGGCGCAGCGCCTGGGCGCCACCAAGGGCCGCATCTACCACCACTACCGCAGCAAGGCCGACCTCTTCTTCGACGTGCAGATCGCCGCGATGAACCGGCTCAACGAGCAGGTCGAGCCGATCGCGCGCGGCGCGGGCGACCCGCTCGAGCGCCTGTCCGCGATGGCGCTGCGCCACACCCAGATCCTGCTGACCGAGCTGCCGATGCAGAAGGTGGCGGTGCAGGGGCTGGAGCGGCACCTGCTGGGTGCCTCCTCGGGCGCCAAGCGGCTGCGCTCGGTGGTCAAGATGCGCGACGACTACGAACAGATGTTCGTCGAGGTGATCGACGACGGGGTGCGCGCGGGCCTGTTCGTCGACCAGCCGGCGAAGCTCATCACCAAGCCCTTCTTCGGCGCGCTCAACTGGGCCACCGTCTGGTACAGCCAGCGGCGGCTGCAGAGCGCCGAGGCGGTGGACGACATCGCTCATGCCCTGGCAGCCTTCGCGCTGCGCGGGCTTCTCAAGGATCCAAACCATGAAGCAGCAAGAAAGACAGCCCTTTTCCGAGACCATCTGGGATGA
- a CDS encoding AMP-binding protein, with translation MKQQERQPFSETIWDERETWSRDRIEAFQLDALRRQLERVGRTSSHYRKVFAEVGFEPGDLKSFADLRRLPFTRKADYVAGLEAQPPFGALAAVEPGEAVRVHFSSGTTARPAPVLWTQADIERWADLYARYLYAQGLRRGDIFQCMFNYAWFVGGLGATLAAQHLGALVIPASSGDTERQIETIFQYGSQCVIGTPSFMAHMAEAAEKLGRDLTTSRVKMVCVGGEPGASIPGTRERIERQWGARMFDCYGALECQPIGWDTAAQLGPTLAEDFIYVEVLHPDTKEPVADGERGVLVLTHLDKEACPLVRWWTGDMVVRDSRTAPDGRTHARLAGGVLGRADDMLIIRGVNLFPSAVEDIVRAFPGLSNEYLLVLDDSVKDPHTGFLTGVKLRVERAAGAPADLGERLSQRLREKLQVRFHVEVVESGTLPRTIHKATRVVHA, from the coding sequence ATGAAGCAGCAAGAAAGACAGCCCTTTTCCGAGACCATCTGGGATGAGAGGGAGACCTGGTCGCGCGACCGCATCGAGGCCTTCCAGCTCGATGCCCTGCGCCGCCAGCTCGAGCGCGTGGGGCGCACCAGCAGCCACTACCGCAAGGTGTTCGCCGAGGTCGGCTTCGAGCCCGGCGACCTGAAGAGCTTCGCCGACCTGCGCCGGCTGCCGTTCACGCGCAAGGCCGACTACGTCGCCGGCCTCGAGGCACAGCCCCCGTTCGGCGCCCTGGCCGCCGTCGAACCCGGCGAAGCCGTGCGGGTGCATTTCTCCTCCGGCACCACGGCCCGGCCCGCGCCGGTGCTCTGGACCCAGGCCGACATCGAACGCTGGGCCGACCTCTACGCGCGCTACCTCTATGCGCAGGGCCTGCGGCGCGGCGACATCTTCCAGTGCATGTTCAACTACGCGTGGTTCGTCGGCGGCCTCGGCGCCACGCTCGCGGCCCAGCACCTGGGCGCGCTGGTGATCCCGGCCTCCTCGGGCGACACCGAGCGCCAGATCGAGACCATCTTCCAATACGGCAGCCAGTGCGTGATCGGCACGCCCTCGTTCATGGCCCACATGGCCGAGGCGGCCGAGAAGCTGGGGCGCGACCTGACGACCTCGCGCGTGAAGATGGTCTGCGTGGGCGGCGAGCCCGGCGCCAGCATCCCCGGCACGCGCGAGCGCATCGAGCGCCAGTGGGGCGCGAGGATGTTCGACTGCTACGGCGCGCTCGAATGCCAGCCGATCGGCTGGGACACCGCCGCGCAGCTCGGCCCGACGCTGGCCGAGGACTTCATCTACGTCGAGGTGCTGCATCCCGATACCAAGGAGCCGGTGGCCGACGGCGAGCGTGGCGTGCTGGTGCTGACCCACCTCGACAAGGAGGCCTGCCCGCTGGTGCGCTGGTGGACCGGCGACATGGTGGTGCGCGACAGCCGCACCGCGCCCGACGGCCGCACCCATGCGCGCCTGGCCGGCGGCGTGCTGGGCCGCGCCGACGACATGCTGATCATCCGCGGCGTGAACCTGTTCCCCTCGGCGGTCGAGGACATCGTGCGCGCCTTCCCGGGCCTGAGCAACGAGTACCTGCTGGTGCTCGACGACAGCGTGAAGGACCCGCACACCGGCTTCCTCACCGGCGTGAAGCTGCGCGTGGAGCGCGCGGCGGGCGCGCCGGCCGACCTCGGCGAGCGGCTGTCGCAGCGGCTGCGCGAGAAGCTGCAGGTGCGCTTCCATGTCGAGGTGGTCGAGTCCGGCACCCTGCCGCGCACCATCCACAAGGCCACGCGGGTGGTGCATGCCTGA
- a CDS encoding CoA transferase, which produces MPEARAQGLPRPLAGRRVVDLSQFIAGPTAAQYLADFGAEVTKVESPQGDGVRTLPGNGFGSYYARSFNTGKTSRVLNLREAADRAALDAMLAEADAFVCNLAPASLSGLGMDGPTLRERFPRLVIVLISGYGQQDARICMDTIAQCESGFALLNGDEDGSPRLSTSWPIDMFCGMYAGMSCAMAMLDPARQGCLVDLSMMEVAASMLIGPAMLAVSEGDALDPPMGNRDRASAPSSIYRCADGHVYILGGLDAYWRRLRPLVGADDAPIKERIARAAHFDAQVEAWTLPRRRDEVLAQMRALQIPAGNVRPPEEALAMIRALRPGAVSRALPSGEHVPAFPALFDGQRLPRSATPHVGGGLRFA; this is translated from the coding sequence ATGCCTGAGGCGCGGGCCCAGGGCCTGCCGCGCCCGCTGGCCGGCCGGCGCGTGGTCGACCTGTCGCAGTTCATCGCCGGGCCCACCGCGGCCCAGTACCTCGCGGACTTCGGCGCCGAGGTCACGAAGGTCGAATCGCCGCAGGGCGACGGCGTGCGCACCCTGCCGGGCAATGGCTTCGGCAGCTACTACGCGCGCAGCTTCAACACCGGCAAGACGAGCCGGGTGCTGAACCTGCGCGAGGCCGCCGACCGCGCGGCGCTCGATGCCATGCTCGCGGAGGCCGACGCCTTCGTCTGCAACCTCGCGCCCGCGTCGCTGAGCGGCCTGGGCATGGACGGGCCGACGCTGCGCGAACGCTTCCCGCGGCTGGTGATCGTGCTGATCTCGGGCTACGGCCAGCAGGATGCGCGCATCTGCATGGACACCATCGCGCAGTGCGAGTCGGGCTTCGCGCTGCTCAACGGCGACGAGGACGGCTCGCCGCGGCTGTCGACCAGCTGGCCGATCGACATGTTTTGCGGCATGTACGCCGGCATGAGCTGCGCCATGGCCATGCTCGACCCCGCGCGGCAAGGCTGCCTGGTCGACCTGTCGATGATGGAGGTCGCGGCCAGCATGCTGATCGGGCCGGCGATGCTCGCGGTCAGCGAGGGCGACGCGCTCGATCCGCCGATGGGCAACCGCGACCGCGCCTCCGCGCCCTCGAGCATCTACCGCTGCGCCGACGGCCACGTCTACATCCTCGGCGGGCTCGATGCCTATTGGCGCCGGCTGCGGCCGCTGGTGGGCGCCGACGACGCGCCGATCAAGGAGCGCATCGCGCGCGCCGCGCATTTCGACGCCCAGGTCGAGGCCTGGACGCTGCCGCGCCGGCGCGACGAGGTGCTGGCGCAGATGCGGGCGCTGCAGATACCGGCCGGCAACGTGCGGCCGCCCGAGGAGGCGCTGGCCATGATCCGCGCGCTGCGGCCCGGCGCGGTCTCGCGGGCGCTGCCATCGGGCGAGCACGTGCCCGCGTTCCCGGCGCTGTTCGACGGGCAGCGGCTGCCGCGCAGCGCGACCCCGCACGTGGGCGGCGGCCTGCGCTTCGCTTGA
- a CDS encoding SDR family oxidoreductase — MASTSSLPAADALRVMRPGVHQGRSAFITGAGSGIGRAIALRLMALGMDVFGTGRRAEALEETGQLAEGLAGRFGFETCNVRDTEAIEALVARVGQRQGIDLLVNNAGGQFFAPATGISRKGWDAVIDVNLSAIFVVTKAAYPFLKARKGSVVNISLSGVDRGSMGIAHSIAARAGVLGLMRTLALEWARDDIALNCIGPGAVLTEGLAGEAAKAMLDRLVDATPMGRATSVEEVAELVAFLATPAAHLMTGQLIQIDGAAHLGSGLHMLAA, encoded by the coding sequence ATGGCCAGCACTTCTTCCCTTCCCGCCGCCGACGCGCTGCGGGTCATGCGGCCCGGCGTCCACCAGGGACGCTCGGCCTTCATCACCGGCGCCGGCTCCGGCATCGGCCGCGCGATCGCGCTGCGGCTGATGGCGCTGGGCATGGACGTCTTCGGCACCGGCCGCCGCGCCGAGGCGCTCGAGGAGACCGGCCAGTTGGCCGAGGGCCTCGCGGGCCGCTTCGGCTTCGAGACCTGCAACGTGCGCGACACCGAGGCGATCGAGGCGCTGGTCGCGCGCGTCGGCCAGCGCCAGGGCATCGACCTGCTGGTGAACAACGCGGGCGGCCAGTTCTTCGCGCCCGCCACCGGCATCAGCCGCAAGGGCTGGGACGCCGTGATCGACGTCAACCTGTCGGCCATCTTCGTCGTGACCAAGGCGGCCTATCCCTTCCTCAAGGCGCGCAAGGGCTCGGTGGTCAACATCTCGCTGTCGGGCGTGGACCGCGGCTCGATGGGCATCGCGCATTCGATCGCCGCGCGCGCCGGCGTGCTGGGCCTGATGCGCACGCTGGCGCTCGAATGGGCCAGGGACGATATCGCGCTCAACTGCATCGGCCCCGGCGCGGTGCTGACCGAGGGCCTGGCCGGCGAGGCCGCGAAGGCGATGCTCGACCGGCTGGTCGACGCCACGCCGATGGGCCGCGCCACCAGCGTGGAGGAGGTGGCCGAGCTGGTCGCCTTCCTCGCCACGCCGGCCGCGCACCTCATGACCGGCCAGCTGATCCAGATCGACGGCGCGGCCCACCTGGGCTCGGGCCTGCACATGCTGGCGGCCTGA
- a CDS encoding CoA transferase yields MDGALSHVKVLDLSRVLAGPWASQMLADLGADVIKVERPGSGDDTRSWGPPFLHDRDGQPTRDAAYYLCANRNKRSVTIDITTPEGQQLVRELAARCDVLVENYKVGGLAQYGLDYATLHAEFPRLVYCSITGFGQTGPYAPRAGYDFLVQAMGGLMSVTGRAESEQGAGPLKVGVAVADLFTGLYASNAILAALAYRERSGTGQHIDLALLDVQVACMANQGMNFLYGGRSPGRLGNAHPNVVPYQDFPTADGDVIIAVGNDGQFARLCTAIGRPALATDERFATNLARIAHRVELVRLLRECTLTRSTDEWVAALEAAEVPCGPINDLARVFEDAQVIARGMKIEVEHATAGSIPLVANPIRLSASPVAYRRAPPTLGQHTREVLADELGCDAGRIDRLAASRVI; encoded by the coding sequence ATGGACGGTGCTCTCTCGCATGTGAAGGTGCTCGACCTGTCGCGCGTGCTGGCCGGGCCCTGGGCCTCGCAGATGCTCGCCGACCTCGGTGCCGACGTGATCAAGGTCGAGCGGCCCGGCAGCGGCGACGACACGCGCAGCTGGGGCCCGCCCTTCCTGCACGACCGCGACGGCCAGCCCACGCGCGACGCGGCCTACTACCTGTGCGCCAACCGCAACAAGCGCTCGGTCACCATCGACATCACCACCCCCGAAGGCCAGCAACTGGTGCGCGAACTCGCGGCGCGCTGCGACGTGCTGGTGGAGAACTACAAGGTCGGCGGCCTCGCGCAGTACGGCCTCGACTACGCCACGCTGCATGCCGAGTTCCCGCGGCTGGTCTACTGCTCGATCACCGGCTTCGGCCAGACCGGTCCCTATGCGCCGCGCGCGGGCTACGACTTCCTGGTGCAGGCCATGGGCGGGCTCATGAGCGTCACCGGCCGCGCGGAATCGGAGCAGGGCGCCGGGCCGCTCAAGGTCGGTGTCGCGGTGGCGGACCTGTTCACCGGCTTGTACGCCTCGAACGCGATCCTGGCCGCGCTGGCCTACCGCGAGCGCAGCGGCACGGGCCAGCACATCGACCTCGCGCTGCTCGACGTGCAGGTGGCCTGCATGGCGAACCAGGGCATGAACTTCCTCTACGGCGGCCGCTCGCCGGGCCGGCTCGGCAATGCGCATCCCAACGTGGTGCCGTACCAGGACTTCCCGACCGCCGATGGCGACGTGATCATCGCGGTCGGTAACGACGGCCAGTTCGCGCGGCTGTGCACGGCCATCGGCCGGCCGGCGCTGGCCACCGACGAGCGCTTCGCGACCAACCTCGCGCGCATCGCGCACCGCGTCGAGCTGGTCCGGCTGCTGCGCGAATGCACGCTGACGCGTTCCACCGACGAATGGGTGGCGGCGCTCGAGGCGGCCGAGGTGCCCTGCGGCCCGATCAACGACCTCGCGCGGGTGTTCGAGGACGCGCAGGTGATCGCGCGCGGCATGAAGATCGAGGTCGAGCACGCCACGGCCGGTTCCATTCCACTGGTGGCCAATCCGATCCGGCTGTCGGCCTCGCCGGTGGCCTACAGGCGCGCGCCGCCGACCCTGGGCCAGCACACGCGCGAGGTGCTGGCCGACGAGCTCGGCTGCGATGCCGGGCGGATCGACCGGCTCGCGGCAAGCCGCGTCATCTGA
- a CDS encoding LysR family transcriptional regulator, giving the protein MRQDLLDGLVAFIVSAEERGFSAAAVRLGVTPSAVSQSIRSLERRLGITLFNRTTRSVSLTEVGERYLEKVRPVVSELAAVSEELGREADHPSGLLRLNVPRAGYTIGLQPVLRRFLDRFPDVRLELRIENQLVDIVAQGFDAGIRFGDLVEKDMIAVRIGPRIEAHVIASPDYLARHGTPVHPTELMAHDCIGFRHVSTGQVERWQFARGDETLQLAIDGRLVLNDSAALVRAALDGIGVAYMINGYIEPLIAQGLLVRLLAEWSPVLPGLTLYYPDRRRVPAKLRALIDFLRAELPAASAVPPPELRLD; this is encoded by the coding sequence ATGCGCCAGGACCTGCTGGATGGACTCGTCGCCTTCATCGTGTCGGCGGAGGAACGCGGTTTCTCGGCCGCCGCGGTGCGCCTGGGCGTCACGCCCTCGGCCGTGAGCCAGTCGATCCGCAGCCTCGAGCGGCGCCTCGGCATCACGCTGTTCAACCGCACCACGCGCAGCGTGAGCCTCACCGAGGTCGGCGAGCGCTATCTCGAGAAGGTACGGCCGGTGGTGTCGGAGCTCGCCGCCGTCTCCGAGGAGTTGGGCCGCGAGGCCGACCATCCGAGCGGCCTGCTGCGGCTCAACGTGCCGCGCGCGGGCTACACCATCGGCCTGCAGCCGGTACTGCGGCGCTTTCTCGACCGCTTCCCCGACGTCAGGCTCGAGCTGCGGATCGAGAACCAGCTGGTGGACATCGTGGCCCAGGGCTTCGATGCCGGCATCCGCTTCGGCGACCTGGTCGAGAAGGACATGATCGCGGTCAGGATCGGGCCGCGCATCGAAGCGCATGTGATCGCCTCGCCCGATTACCTCGCGCGCCACGGCACGCCCGTGCATCCCACCGAACTGATGGCGCACGATTGCATCGGCTTTCGCCACGTCAGCACCGGCCAGGTCGAGCGCTGGCAGTTCGCGCGCGGCGACGAGACGCTGCAGCTCGCGATCGACGGCCGGCTCGTGCTCAACGACTCGGCCGCGCTGGTGCGCGCGGCGCTCGACGGCATCGGCGTCGCCTACATGATCAACGGCTACATCGAGCCGCTGATCGCGCAGGGCCTGCTGGTGCGGCTGCTGGCCGAATGGAGCCCGGTGCTGCCGGGCCTCACGCTCTACTACCCCGACCGGCGCCGCGTGCCCGCGAAGTTGCGCGCGCTGATCGACTTCCTGCGCGCGGAGCTGCCCGCGGCCTCGGCGGTGCCGCCGCCCGAGTTGCGGCTGGACTGA